A region of Streptomyces sp. WMMC500 DNA encodes the following proteins:
- the amcB gene encoding cyclophane-forming radical SAM peptide maturase AmcB produces the protein MSAPTGPSAHAMPPARLSPTASLLYVQPTTLCNLDCSYCYLPDRARARRMPREVADAVARGVSAWAGRHPVRVVWHGGEPLAAGIGHFEELLGAFLPAGSRHPVRHGVQTNATLIDDSWCELFVRRRVHVSVSVDGPAGRNGARADRAGRDSTERTLRGIGLLRSYGIPFTAVAVVRNPSAATADELYDWFSGLGCTSLGLNLVEQKGAWRASGTPEYGRVVEFWAALTARVQHDGRLRVRDVDDALRWVGDQLAGGDGRAGDRPHQPVPLVMWNGDVIPVGPELAGFSSPAYGRFAVGSLRTSELDEVMARAAAAPWVAEAMRGVSACRAACDHFAYCRGGNPANKYFETGRFDVTETRYCRNSRKALMDGVLLHAERT, from the coding sequence ATGAGCGCCCCGACCGGGCCGAGCGCGCACGCGATGCCGCCCGCGCGGCTGTCGCCGACGGCCTCGCTGCTCTACGTCCAGCCCACGACCCTGTGCAATCTCGACTGCTCGTACTGCTACCTGCCCGACCGTGCGCGCGCCCGCCGCATGCCCCGGGAGGTGGCCGACGCCGTGGCCCGCGGCGTGTCCGCCTGGGCCGGCCGGCACCCGGTTCGCGTCGTGTGGCACGGCGGCGAACCCCTCGCGGCCGGGATCGGGCACTTCGAGGAGCTGCTGGGCGCGTTCCTGCCGGCCGGCAGCCGCCATCCGGTACGCCACGGCGTGCAGACCAACGCCACGCTCATCGACGACTCCTGGTGCGAACTGTTCGTCCGCAGGCGCGTCCACGTGTCGGTCAGCGTCGACGGCCCGGCCGGCCGGAACGGGGCACGCGCCGACCGTGCCGGGCGTGACAGCACCGAACGCACCCTGCGCGGCATCGGGCTCCTGCGCTCGTACGGCATCCCCTTCACCGCCGTCGCGGTGGTCCGCAACCCCTCGGCCGCGACGGCCGACGAGCTGTACGACTGGTTCTCCGGGCTGGGCTGCACCTCGCTCGGGCTCAACCTCGTGGAGCAGAAGGGGGCGTGGCGCGCGTCCGGGACGCCGGAGTACGGCCGGGTGGTGGAGTTCTGGGCGGCTCTCACGGCCCGGGTCCAGCACGACGGACGCCTGCGGGTACGGGACGTCGACGACGCCCTGCGCTGGGTCGGGGACCAACTGGCGGGAGGCGACGGACGAGCCGGGGACCGGCCCCATCAGCCGGTTCCGCTGGTCATGTGGAACGGCGACGTGATCCCCGTGGGGCCGGAGCTGGCGGGCTTCTCGTCCCCCGCGTACGGACGGTTCGCGGTGGGCAGCCTGCGCACGTCCGAACTGGACGAGGTGATGGCGCGTGCCGCCGCGGCCCCGTGGGTCGCGGAGGCGATGCGTGGCGTGTCGGCCTGCCGGGCGGCGTGCGACCACTTTGCGTACTGCCGCGGGGGCAACCCCGCGAACAAGTACTTCGAGACCGGTCGCTTCGACGTCACGGAGACCCGGTACTGCCGCAACAGTAGGAAGGCCCTGATGGACGGAGTGCTTCTCCATGCCGAACGGACATGA
- a CDS encoding polysaccharide lyase family 8 super-sandwich domain-containing protein, producing the protein MEFTRRRLLSTLPAAGLLAVLPARPAAASEAAADPALLLAHTRAVFAGTPETNARPEAAAKVAALHGTARANLAAMADTGTATGELFAGVPLGTSDVNLATSYRMLYEIALATRAPGGDLHGDTAAQRRVVDGLVWLHAHYYGDQSQGYYGNWHNWEIAISTHVGKTFALLADVPGAVPAGLLTTYVASMDAYLRNGKDGDVDLDSRFHTGANLADITTNRIIQGALLAAAQETGGEARIAKALEDQLTVFATVDPYDIRHGNTDGYYADGSFIQHHSVAYTGSYGKALLTRVVQTLKILDGTGFAHTDALVPVVQRWVRDGFAPLIFEGWMMEVVKGRAVVRTTSGYTDVAVVVEAVVDLADYATGAEAAALKSYVKHIRATSRAALDPASFVSPVSVVRYADIVGDDTVPPADLNPAARSVAFNAMDKHVHRRPGFAFALARSSDRISKYEYMSGENLMPWFQGDGAYYLYLSGQDQTRAYGVDYYTVVSPYGLAGATAPVERRGTVPELYDGKLWYDNPGHPLNFTSSSESQNKYVYFPRGTNRHSGGAVLGVYGTSAMVQSDDVAYAERDVLPDDFVVYRNATATKSWFMLDDEIVVLAAGLGDPAGRTVTTTVDARTADPSAAVSVTGARRDGRAWEGPGTAHLRWLRYADAAEGTAVGYVFLDAPRVRVGLEDVTRSRRVVRTANPDTAVTRTVFSATVDHEPRHGVARLAYALVPHASAARLDAYRRRGPLTVTANSPRLQAVRHSALRLTAANSFTPGRHDTAGLSIEGPASVLVRTGDDGRVGVAVADPTMDRDTVTVVLRGRPLRKAAGDDGVRVGRVPGGTKLVVDTHHAYGRSLTVTLER; encoded by the coding sequence ATGGAGTTCACCCGCAGACGCCTGCTGTCGACCCTGCCCGCCGCCGGTCTGCTGGCGGTCCTCCCGGCCCGGCCCGCCGCCGCGTCGGAAGCGGCCGCGGATCCCGCCCTCCTCCTCGCCCACACCCGCGCCGTCTTCGCCGGCACGCCCGAGACCAACGCCCGCCCCGAGGCGGCCGCCAAGGTCGCCGCCCTCCACGGCACCGCCCGCGCCAACCTCGCCGCGATGGCCGACACCGGCACCGCCACCGGCGAGCTGTTCGCCGGCGTCCCCCTCGGCACCAGCGACGTCAACCTCGCCACCTCCTACCGCATGCTCTACGAGATCGCCCTCGCCACCCGGGCCCCCGGCGGCGACCTGCACGGCGACACCGCCGCCCAGCGCCGCGTCGTGGACGGCCTGGTGTGGCTGCACGCGCACTACTACGGCGACCAGTCCCAGGGCTACTACGGCAACTGGCACAACTGGGAGATCGCCATCTCCACCCACGTCGGCAAGACCTTCGCGCTCCTGGCCGACGTCCCCGGCGCCGTCCCCGCCGGCCTCCTCACGACGTACGTCGCCTCCATGGACGCGTACCTGCGCAACGGCAAGGACGGCGACGTCGACCTCGACTCCCGCTTCCACACCGGCGCCAACCTCGCCGACATCACCACCAACCGCATCATCCAGGGCGCCCTGCTCGCCGCGGCCCAGGAGACCGGCGGCGAGGCGCGCATCGCCAAGGCGCTCGAGGACCAGCTCACCGTCTTCGCCACCGTCGACCCGTACGACATCCGCCACGGCAACACCGACGGCTACTACGCCGACGGCTCGTTCATCCAGCACCACTCCGTCGCGTACACCGGCTCGTACGGCAAGGCACTGCTCACGCGCGTCGTCCAGACGCTCAAGATCCTCGACGGCACGGGCTTCGCACACACCGACGCGCTCGTGCCCGTCGTGCAGCGCTGGGTGCGCGACGGCTTCGCGCCGCTGATCTTCGAGGGCTGGATGATGGAGGTCGTCAAGGGCCGCGCCGTCGTCCGCACGACGTCCGGCTACACCGACGTCGCCGTCGTCGTCGAGGCCGTCGTCGACCTCGCCGACTACGCGACCGGCGCCGAGGCCGCCGCGCTCAAAAGCTACGTCAAGCACATCCGCGCCACCTCGCGCGCCGCCCTCGACCCCGCCTCGTTCGTCTCCCCCGTCAGCGTCGTGCGCTACGCCGACATCGTCGGCGACGACACCGTGCCGCCCGCCGACCTCAACCCGGCCGCGCGCAGCGTCGCGTTCAACGCCATGGACAAGCACGTCCACCGGCGCCCCGGCTTCGCGTTCGCGCTCGCGCGCAGTTCTGATCGCATCAGCAAGTACGAGTACATGAGCGGCGAGAACCTGATGCCCTGGTTCCAGGGCGACGGCGCGTACTACCTGTACCTCTCCGGGCAGGACCAGACGCGCGCGTACGGCGTCGACTACTACACCGTCGTCTCCCCCTACGGCCTCGCCGGCGCCACCGCGCCCGTCGAGCGGCGCGGCACCGTACCGGAGCTGTACGACGGCAAGCTCTGGTACGACAACCCGGGCCACCCGCTGAACTTCACCTCGTCCTCCGAGTCGCAGAACAAGTACGTCTACTTCCCGCGCGGCACCAACCGCCACTCCGGCGGCGCCGTCCTCGGTGTGTACGGCACGTCCGCGATGGTGCAGTCCGACGACGTCGCGTACGCCGAACGCGATGTTCTCCCCGACGACTTCGTCGTCTACCGCAACGCGACCGCCACCAAGTCGTGGTTCATGCTCGACGACGAGATCGTCGTCCTCGCCGCGGGCCTCGGCGACCCCGCCGGCCGGACCGTGACCACGACAGTCGACGCCCGCACCGCCGATCCCTCCGCCGCCGTTTCCGTCACGGGCGCGCGCCGCGACGGCCGCGCCTGGGAGGGGCCGGGCACGGCGCACCTGAGGTGGCTGCGCTACGCGGACGCCGCGGAGGGCACCGCCGTCGGGTACGTCTTCCTGGACGCGCCCCGCGTCCGGGTCGGGCTGGAGGACGTCACGCGCAGCCGCCGCGTCGTACGGACCGCCAACCCGGACACGGCGGTGACGCGCACCGTGTTCAGTGCGACCGTCGACCACGAACCGCGGCACGGGGTCGCGCGCCTGGCGTACGCCCTGGTGCCGCACGCCTCCGCCGCGCGGCTCGACGCGTACCGCCGCCGTGGCCCGCTCACCGTGACCGCCAACTCCCCGCGCCTCCAGGCCGTCCGCCACTCCGCGCTCCGCCTGACCGCCGCCAACTCCTTCACCCCCGGCCGCCACGACACCGCCGGGCTGAGCATCGAAGGACCCGCCTCGGTGCTCGTACGGACCGGGGACGACGGGCGCGTCGGCGTGGCCGTCGCGGACCCGACGATGGACCGCGACACGGTCACCGTGGTGCTGCGCGGGCGACCGCTGCGGAAGGCTGCGGGGGACGACGGGGTCCGGGTCGGCCGGGTGCCCGGCGGGACGAAGCTGGTGGTGGACACGCATCACGCGTACGGCCGGAGCCTGACGGTGACCCTGGAGAGGTAG
- a CDS encoding DNA methyltransferase, with the protein MRSDTRQNAHLTYRANTGAGRHGWLRLTPAYSVSLVRRYAAEMPPGSVVTDPFSGTGTTPLAAAEHGLTGQSLDVNPFLIWLGKTKTAAYEPDHLHETRRALAPLVHRAEELLPEAAELWQPELHNIGRWWARSALDALKAVRRALDAAAGGLPPGGRDLLDVAFCRTLIASSNAAFNHQSMSFKEAQEQDAGGGTLQALDLDAARAVLETFRRETGTTLANAAPPLPGTARVLYGDSRDMQPAAGRLTPCDLLLTSPPYVNRMSYIRELRPYMYWMRHLRRAEDAGRLDWQAIGGTWGAATSRVRAWRPPGPAAEGVPEPVAGELARAQAAIRRDGGRNGPLLANYVGKYVHDMWGHFRAAYPNVRGGGRVVYVIGNSTFYGNQVPAQDWYAALLREAGFAGVEVEVIRKRNSNKALFEYAVSGGRP; encoded by the coding sequence ATGCGGTCGGACACACGTCAGAACGCACACCTCACCTACCGCGCCAACACCGGCGCCGGACGCCACGGCTGGCTCCGGCTGACCCCCGCCTACTCCGTGAGCCTCGTGCGCCGCTACGCCGCCGAGATGCCGCCCGGCTCCGTCGTCACCGACCCCTTCTCCGGCACCGGAACCACCCCCCTCGCCGCCGCCGAGCACGGGCTGACGGGGCAGTCGCTGGACGTGAACCCGTTCCTGATCTGGCTGGGGAAGACGAAGACCGCCGCGTACGAGCCGGATCACCTGCACGAGACCCGGCGGGCACTCGCCCCGCTGGTGCACCGCGCCGAGGAACTGCTGCCGGAGGCCGCCGAGCTGTGGCAGCCGGAGCTGCACAACATCGGGCGGTGGTGGGCGCGGAGCGCGCTGGACGCGCTGAAGGCGGTGCGCCGGGCGCTGGACGCCGCGGCGGGCGGGCTGCCGCCGGGCGGGCGGGACCTGCTGGACGTGGCGTTCTGCCGGACGCTGATCGCGTCGAGCAACGCGGCGTTCAACCACCAGAGCATGTCGTTCAAGGAGGCGCAGGAGCAGGACGCGGGCGGCGGCACTCTCCAGGCGCTCGACCTCGATGCCGCGCGGGCCGTGCTGGAGACGTTCCGCCGCGAGACCGGCACCACGCTCGCGAACGCCGCGCCCCCGCTGCCCGGCACGGCGCGCGTCCTGTACGGCGACTCCCGCGACATGCAGCCCGCCGCCGGCCGGCTCACCCCCTGCGACCTGCTGCTGACCTCGCCGCCGTACGTGAACCGTATGTCGTACATCCGCGAGCTGCGCCCGTACATGTACTGGATGCGGCACCTGCGGCGGGCGGAGGACGCCGGCCGGCTGGACTGGCAGGCGATCGGCGGCACCTGGGGCGCGGCCACCTCGCGTGTACGGGCCTGGCGCCCGCCGGGGCCGGCGGCCGAGGGCGTGCCGGAGCCGGTCGCGGGCGAACTTGCCAGGGCGCAGGCGGCGATCCGCCGGGACGGCGGGCGGAACGGGCCGCTGCTGGCGAACTACGTGGGCAAGTACGTGCACGACATGTGGGGGCACTTCCGGGCGGCGTACCCGAACGTGCGCGGCGGGGGGCGGGTGGTCTACGTGATCGGCAACTCCACCTTCTACGGCAACCAGGTGCCGGCGCAGGACTGGTACGCGGCGCTGCTCCGCGAGGCGGGTTTCGCGGGGGTCGAGGTGGAGGTCATCCGCAAACGGAACAGCAACAAGGCGCTGTTCGAGTACGCGGTGTCGGGCGGACGGCCGTAG
- a CDS encoding tetratricopeptide repeat protein: MAGQAQRFWAELAAAYEAAGRPTLDRLVRLGREQRPPAAIADSTLSGWLNARTVPGPAHTRYFLALTAFLQSEAGRAGRAGHPVRPEAWWGQLLAQARRERSANRGGRPAAHGSASTLAEPPLPAEARPPAAESPPAPPGPSADLSALPAPGPSFVGRGDELATLLDLLRPTPEGTAPTASPVAVSGLGGVGKTSLALHAAYEARRAGWFPGGVYFVDLHGAEESPVTADGALQALLRAFGVEPEHTPPTADERAGLYRSVLERVAADRGPALLLADNAATSSQVRPLLPGSPAHRVLTTSRNVLAQLGAHQLRLGMLAPAAALAALHEALTAADPEDRRLEREAGAAVELCRRCGHLPLALQIAAALLVADPGKPVAELADELRDMSTRMRYLDDGERAVRAAFDLSYRLLTDEQAHLFRLLALHPGADVSVAALTASYGGPLPVRGVDTLVRAHLVEPRDARGRWRMHDLVRAYAVAEVRADRRLHERHEEARTRLLAHYCDRATAARRRLLTSSAPAPAVPPQDPAGFADRDAAFAWLDAERGSLVAAARWAAEPAHARAAVRLALNLGEYFALRRRYDDAVTVYERALQASRGLGDRLSEGKCANNLGVALRWTQRLEEAVAACRTALRAYEDLPDAHAVSRGRSWHNLASTLTLLRLFDEALAAEDQAARIAAAAGDVGALARAENGRGHVLLKQQRYDEALAALYRARDLMTDVGDPPLGGMVTNNIGRVLRGTGRLDEAAQAHRSARAVFAALGDREGEATCRNEGALVLADHGLFAAAAGEQRAVLAVLRGIGARYREAIVSHDLGLSLEGLAEHEEAAAAYEHAASIFAELGADYQRGLCDERLAAIRALSGPRGPG; the protein is encoded by the coding sequence TTGGCCGGGCAGGCGCAGCGGTTCTGGGCGGAGCTGGCGGCGGCGTACGAGGCCGCAGGCCGGCCGACGCTGGACCGGCTCGTGCGCCTGGGCCGCGAGCAGCGCCCGCCCGCGGCGATCGCCGACTCGACGCTCAGCGGCTGGCTGAACGCGCGCACCGTGCCCGGTCCGGCGCACACGCGGTACTTCCTGGCGCTGACGGCCTTCCTGCAGAGCGAGGCCGGACGCGCAGGCCGCGCCGGACACCCCGTGCGGCCGGAGGCGTGGTGGGGGCAACTCCTCGCGCAGGCCCGCCGGGAGCGCAGCGCCAACCGCGGCGGCCGCCCCGCAGCCCACGGTTCGGCGAGCACGCTCGCCGAACCTCCCCTGCCGGCCGAAGCGCGGCCACCCGCTGCCGAATCGCCCCCGGCTCCGCCGGGGCCCTCCGCCGACCTGTCGGCCTTGCCGGCCCCCGGGCCCTCGTTCGTCGGCCGCGGCGACGAACTGGCCACCCTCCTCGACCTGTTACGTCCTACGCCGGAGGGGACCGCCCCGACCGCGTCCCCCGTGGCGGTCTCCGGCCTCGGCGGGGTGGGCAAGACGTCGCTGGCCCTCCACGCGGCGTACGAGGCGCGGCGGGCGGGTTGGTTCCCGGGCGGGGTTTACTTCGTCGACCTGCACGGAGCCGAGGAGAGCCCCGTCACCGCGGACGGTGCTCTCCAGGCGCTCCTCCGCGCCTTCGGCGTCGAGCCCGAGCACACCCCGCCGACCGCCGACGAGCGCGCCGGACTGTACCGGTCCGTGCTGGAGCGGGTCGCCGCCGACCGCGGCCCCGCGCTGCTGCTGGCGGACAACGCGGCGACCTCCTCCCAGGTGCGGCCCCTCCTGCCGGGCAGCCCGGCGCACCGCGTCCTGACCACCTCCCGGAACGTCCTCGCGCAACTCGGGGCACACCAGCTCCGCCTCGGCATGCTCGCGCCGGCCGCCGCGCTCGCGGCGCTGCACGAGGCGCTGACGGCCGCCGACCCCGAGGACCGGCGGCTGGAGCGGGAGGCCGGCGCGGCGGTCGAGTTGTGCCGGCGGTGCGGGCACCTCCCGCTCGCCCTTCAGATCGCCGCCGCCCTGCTGGTCGCCGATCCGGGCAAGCCCGTCGCCGAACTCGCCGACGAGCTGCGGGATATGTCGACGCGCATGCGCTACCTGGACGACGGCGAACGCGCCGTCCGGGCCGCCTTCGACCTGTCGTACCGCCTGCTGACCGACGAGCAGGCCCACCTCTTCAGGCTCCTCGCGCTGCACCCGGGCGCGGACGTGTCCGTGGCCGCGCTGACCGCGAGCTACGGCGGGCCCCTCCCGGTCCGCGGCGTCGACACGCTCGTCCGGGCCCACCTGGTGGAGCCGAGGGACGCGCGCGGGCGCTGGCGCATGCACGACCTCGTACGCGCCTACGCCGTGGCCGAAGTCCGCGCCGACCGGCGCCTGCACGAGCGGCACGAGGAGGCCAGGACCCGGTTGCTCGCCCACTACTGCGACCGGGCGACGGCGGCCAGAAGGCGCCTGCTGACGTCGTCGGCTCCCGCCCCCGCTGTTCCACCCCAGGACCCCGCGGGCTTCGCCGACCGCGATGCGGCCTTCGCCTGGCTCGACGCCGAGCGCGGCTCGCTCGTGGCGGCCGCCCGCTGGGCCGCGGAGCCCGCCCACGCGCGCGCGGCCGTGCGCCTGGCGCTGAACCTCGGCGAGTACTTCGCGCTGCGCCGCCGCTACGACGACGCGGTGACCGTGTACGAGCGCGCGCTGCAGGCCAGCCGCGGGCTGGGTGACCGGCTCAGCGAGGGCAAGTGCGCGAACAACCTCGGAGTCGCCCTGCGCTGGACGCAGCGGCTGGAGGAGGCCGTCGCCGCCTGCCGCACCGCGCTGCGCGCGTACGAGGACCTGCCGGACGCGCACGCCGTCAGCCGCGGGCGGAGCTGGCACAACCTCGCGAGCACCCTGACCCTCCTCCGGCTCTTCGACGAGGCCCTCGCCGCCGAGGACCAGGCGGCACGCATCGCCGCGGCAGCGGGCGACGTGGGTGCCCTCGCCCGTGCGGAGAACGGCCGGGGGCACGTGCTCCTGAAGCAGCAGCGGTACGACGAGGCCCTTGCGGCCCTGTACCGGGCGCGGGATCTGATGACGGACGTCGGCGACCCGCCGCTGGGGGGAATGGTCACCAACAACATCGGCCGCGTGCTGCGGGGGACGGGCCGGCTGGACGAGGCCGCGCAGGCGCACCGGAGCGCCCGGGCCGTCTTCGCCGCCCTCGGCGACCGTGAAGGCGAGGCCACGTGCCGCAACGAAGGCGCCCTCGTCCTTGCCGACCATGGGCTGTTCGCCGCGGCGGCCGGGGAACAGCGCGCCGTGCTCGCCGTCCTGCGGGGGATCGGCGCCAGGTACCGCGAGGCGATCGTCAGCCACGATCTCGGCCTCAGCCTCGAAGGGCTCGCGGAGCACGAGGAGGCCGCCGCGGCGTACGAGCACGCCGCGTCGATCTTCGCGGAGCTGGGGGCCGACTACCAGCGCGGGCTCTGCGACGAGCGGCTGGCCGCGATCCGCGCGCTCTCCGGTCCGCGAGGGCCGGGATGA
- a CDS encoding prolyl oligopeptidase family serine peptidase: protein MSEIDGGKAGRAGDDASVGGEGYGDGEGYGKREAYGNGGDGTGGGEPGAGPGGPAGPAPAWERRFRAPRISLPGWAEDAPDRALYVSNVTGTFELYAWDRRTGGIRQVTDRPNGTTDGALTPDGEWVWWFCDTDGDEFGVWRRQPFAGAAPGQDRAAAGLPAAYSAGLALGRDGTAVVGRSTEETGTTIHLVRPGGEPSEIYRHRESAGVGDLSHDGKLLAIEHTEHGDAMHAALRVLRLGGSSGADPTVAELDDTKGGREELGLEVLGFAPVAGDARLLVGHQRRGRWEPMIWDPETGRARELELDLPGDVSAEWYPDGSALLVLHTYQARSELWRYGLEGPGSGALTRVETPPGTISGATARPDGTVEFHWSSGAEPPRVRSAAGAVVLQPPGQAAPRSVPVEDAWVDGPGGRIHALVQRPAGEGPFPCLFDVHGGPTWQDSDAFAAGPAAWVDHGVAVVRVNYRGSTGYGREWTDALKHRVGLIELEDIAAVREWAVASGLADPERLIVGGGSWGGYLALLALGTQPDAWALGLSAVPVADYVTAYEDEMEALKAMDRTLMGGSPEDVPERYAASSPLTYVDRVRAPVFVSAGVNDPRCPIRQVENYVGRLAERGHPHEVYRYDAGHGSLVVEERIKQLRLELDFVRRHLLPDLAPQPSRPDPEPGPGDRSRRDRGR from the coding sequence ATGAGCGAGATCGACGGGGGCAAGGCGGGACGTGCCGGTGACGACGCGAGCGTCGGCGGCGAGGGCTACGGAGACGGCGAGGGGTACGGAAAGCGCGAGGCGTACGGAAACGGCGGGGACGGGACCGGCGGCGGCGAGCCGGGCGCCGGCCCCGGCGGGCCGGCGGGGCCGGCGCCGGCGTGGGAACGGCGGTTCCGGGCGCCGCGGATCAGCCTGCCCGGGTGGGCGGAGGACGCGCCGGATCGCGCGCTGTACGTGTCGAACGTGACCGGCACCTTCGAGCTGTACGCCTGGGACCGCCGCACGGGCGGCATCCGCCAGGTCACCGACCGGCCGAACGGCACGACGGACGGCGCGCTGACGCCGGACGGCGAGTGGGTGTGGTGGTTCTGCGACACCGACGGGGACGAGTTCGGCGTGTGGCGGCGGCAGCCGTTCGCGGGCGCCGCCCCAGGGCAGGACCGGGCGGCGGCGGGGCTGCCGGCGGCGTACTCGGCGGGCCTCGCGCTCGGGCGGGACGGCACGGCGGTGGTCGGCAGGTCCACGGAGGAGACGGGCACGACGATCCACCTGGTCCGCCCCGGCGGCGAGCCCAGCGAGATCTACCGGCACCGGGAGTCCGCCGGAGTCGGCGACCTCTCGCACGACGGCAAGCTGCTCGCCATCGAGCACACCGAGCACGGCGACGCGATGCACGCGGCGCTGCGCGTGCTGCGGCTCGGCGGCTCCTCCGGCGCGGACCCGACGGTCGCCGAGCTGGACGACACCAAGGGCGGCCGGGAGGAACTGGGCCTGGAGGTGCTGGGCTTCGCGCCGGTGGCGGGCGACGCGCGGCTGCTCGTCGGGCACCAGCGGCGCGGCCGGTGGGAGCCGATGATCTGGGACCCGGAGACGGGCCGGGCCCGGGAGCTGGAGCTCGACCTGCCGGGGGACGTGTCGGCGGAGTGGTATCCGGACGGCAGCGCGCTGCTCGTGCTGCACACGTACCAGGCGCGCAGCGAGCTGTGGCGGTACGGGCTGGAGGGCCCCGGCTCCGGCGCCCTGACCCGGGTGGAGACCCCGCCGGGGACGATCTCGGGGGCGACGGCCCGGCCGGACGGCACGGTGGAGTTCCACTGGTCGTCGGGCGCGGAGCCGCCGCGGGTGCGGTCCGCCGCCGGGGCCGTGGTGCTGCAGCCGCCGGGCCAGGCGGCGCCGCGCTCGGTGCCGGTGGAGGACGCCTGGGTCGACGGACCCGGCGGCCGGATCCACGCGCTGGTGCAGCGGCCGGCGGGCGAGGGCCCGTTCCCGTGCCTGTTCGACGTGCACGGCGGCCCGACCTGGCAGGACAGCGACGCCTTCGCGGCCGGCCCGGCGGCCTGGGTCGACCACGGCGTCGCCGTGGTCCGCGTCAACTACCGCGGCTCCACCGGCTACGGCCGGGAGTGGACCGACGCGCTCAAGCACCGGGTGGGGCTCATCGAGCTGGAGGACATCGCGGCGGTGCGCGAATGGGCCGTCGCCTCCGGCCTCGCGGACCCGGAGCGGCTGATCGTCGGCGGCGGCTCGTGGGGCGGGTATCTGGCGCTCCTCGCCCTCGGCACGCAGCCGGACGCCTGGGCGCTGGGTCTGTCGGCGGTGCCCGTCGCGGACTACGTGACGGCGTACGAGGACGAGATGGAGGCCCTGAAGGCGATGGACCGCACGCTGATGGGCGGCTCGCCGGAGGACGTCCCCGAGCGGTACGCAGCGTCGTCTCCGCTGACGTATGTGGACCGGGTGCGGGCGCCGGTGTTCGTCTCCGCGGGGGTCAACGACCCGCGGTGCCCGATCCGGCAGGTGGAGAACTACGTCGGACGGCTGGCGGAGCGCGGGCATCCGCACGAGGTGTACCGGTACGACGCGGGGCACGGCTCGCTGGTCGTGGAGGAGCGGATCAAGCAGTTGAGGCTGGAGCTCGACTTCGTTCGCCGTCATCTGCTTCCGGACCTGGCTCCGCAGCCGTCCCGGCCGGATCCGGAACCGGGTCCCGGGGACCGCTCTCGTCGGGATCGGGGGAGGTGA